GGTGTCGACAGCCTGTCCAAGCCGGCGCAGATGGTCATCTGGACCACCACGCCGTGGACCATTCCAGCCAACCAGGCGCTGAACATTCATCCGGAGTTCAACTACGCGCTGGTCGATGCGGGTGATCGCCTGCTGATTCTTGCCGAAGAGCTGGTCGAGAGCTGCCTGAAGCGTTACGGGCGCGAAGGGCAGGTGGTGGCGACCACCACCGGCGACACGCTTGAGCTGATCAACTTTCGTCATCCGTTCTATGATCGGCTGTCTCCCGTTTACCTGGCCGATTACGTCGAGCTCGGCGCCGGGACCGGTATCGTGCACTCCGCGCCCGCCTACGGTGAAGACGACTTCTATACCTGCAAGCGCTACGGCATGGTCAACGACGAGATCCTCAACCCGGTTCAGGGCAACGGGGTGTACGTCGAGTCTCTGGAATTCTTTGGCGGGCAGTTCATCTGGAAGGCCAACCCTAACGTGATGGCCAAGCTGGAAGAAGTCGATTGCCTGCTGGCACATGAGAAGGTCAGCCACAGCTACATGCACTGCTGGCGCCACAAGACGCCGGTGATTTACCGGGCAACCGCTCAGTGGTTCGTCGGGATGGACGTGCAGGTCGACGGCGAGACCCTTCGCAAGCGCGCGCTCAAGGCCATCGAGGAGACACAGTTCGTGCCGGCATGGGGCAAGCAGCGCCTGCACAACATGATAGCCGGTCGTCCGGACTGGTGTATCTCGCGGCAGCGTACCTGGGGCGTCCCGATTCCGTTCTTCCTGCACAAGGAAAGCGGCGAGCTGCATCCACGTACCATCGAGCTGCTCGAGCAGGTGGCGCAGCGGGTGGAGGAGCAGGGCATCGAGGCCTGGTTCGCGATGGACGCCGCCGAACTGCTGGGCGACGAGGCCGCGCAATATGACAAGATCGGCGACACCATGGACGTGTGGTTCGACTCCGGCACCACCCATTGGCACGTCATGCGCGGCTCGCACCCCATGGGGCACGACACCGGCCCGCGTGCGGACCTGTACCTGGAAGGCTCCGATCAGCACCGCGGCTGGTTCCATTCCTCCCTGTTGACCGGCTGCGCTATCGACGGCCATGCGCCGTACAAGGGCCTGCTGACACATGGCTTCGTGGTCGATGAGAACGGCCGCAAGATGTCCAAATCACTAGGGAATGTGGTCGCACCGCAGGAAGTCAACGACAGCCTGGGCGCGGACATTCTGCGTCTGTGGGTGGCATCGAGCGACTATTCCGGCGAGATGGCCGTATCCAAGGTGATCCTGCAGCGCAGCGCCGACGCCTACCGTCGTATCCGCAACACAGCGCGCTTTCTGCTGGCCAACCTAAGCGGCTTCGACCCCAAGGTGCACATGGTCGCGCCCGAGCAGATGCTTGATCTGGACCGCTGGGCCGTAGATCGTGCGCTGGTGATGCAGCAGGAAATTCTTGAGGCGTACGACAGCTACAAGTTCTGGAACGTCTATCAGAAGGTGCACAACTTCTGCGTGCAGGAGCTGGGCGGCTTCTATCTGGACATCATCAAGGATCGCCAGTACACCACCGGTGCCGACAGCACCGCGCGGCGCTCCTGTCAGACCGCGCTCTACCATATCGCCGAGGCGCTGGTGCGCTGGATCGCACCGATCCTGGCGTTCACCTCCGAGGAGATCTGGCAGTACCTGCCGGGCGAGCGCGAAGAGTCGGTGATGCTCGGCACCTGGTACCAGGGCTTGACCGCATTGCCGGAAGGCGCAGCGCTGGATCGCGCGTTCTGGGACGACGTGATGCAGGTCAAGGTCGCGGTGAACAAGGAGCTGGAGAATCAGCGCAACGCGAAGGTGATTGGCGGCAACCTGCAGGCAGAAGTCACGCTGTATGCCGAGGCCTCCCTGGCCCAGCGGCTGGCCCTGCTTGGAGACGAGCTGCGGTTTGTGTTGATTACCTCGCGTGCCGACCTGGCTCCGTTGGAGCAGGCTGGTCCGGATGCAGTGGAAACCGAGCTGAGCGGGCTGAAGCTGTCCGTGGCCAAGTCCGGGAATCCCAAGTGCGGGCGTTGCTGGCATTTCCTGGCGGACGTCGGCAGTCATCCGGAGCACCCGGAAATCTGCGGCCGCTGCATAGAGAACATCGAAGGGCAGGGCGAGGCACGCCAGCATGCCTGAGCTTCGTCATAGCGGGTTGCGCTGGGTATGGCTGGCGGTTCTGGTGGTTGTGCTGGATCTGGCAACCAAATGGCTTGTCGCGGACCGTCTGATGGTTTTTCAGCAGGTGCCGATCATCGAAGGTCTGCTGGACATCACCCTGGCCTTCAATTCCGGGGCAGCGTTCAGCTTCCTCGCGGACGCCGGTGGCTGGCAGCGGTGGTTCTTTATCGCCGTGGCCGTCGGGGTCAGCCTGATGCTTATCGTCTGGATGGCGCGCCTGTCCCGGGACAAGGTAATGGAGGCGATCGCCCTGTCTCTGGTGCTGGGCGGCGCGCTGGGTAACCTGTACGACCGGATCGTTCACGGGCACGTAGTGGATTTCATCCTTGTTCATTGGCAGGATGCCTGGTACTTCCCGGCGTTCAACGTCGCCGATAGCGCCATCACTGTCGGCGCGGGGCTGCTGATTCTGGATATGCTGCTATCGTCGGGAAAGGAGCAGGACAGCAAGGCCTGAGTTGCCTGTAGGCCCATCGCGGCGAGGGCGCCGCTCCTACCGGTGGTGCGGGCTCGGGTTGTTCTGTGTAGGAGCGCACCCGGGCGCGAACGCGGCATCGCAAACCCTTCGCGGCCAGGTCCGCTCCTACGGACGGTGCGGGGTCGAGGTGTTGTGTGTAGGAGCGCACCTGGGCGCGAAAACGGCATCGCAAACCCCTTCGCGGCCAGGTCCGCTCCTACGGACTGTGCAGGATCGAGGTGTTGTGTGTAGGAGCGCACCTGGGCGCGAAAACGGCATCGCCAACCCCTTCGCGGCCAGGTCCGCTCCTACGGACGGTGCGGGATCGAGGTTTTTTGTGTAGGAGCGCACCTGGGCGCGAACGCGGCATCGCAAACCCTTCGTGGCCAGGTCCGCTCCTACAGGCGGTGCAGGATCGAGGCGTTGTGTGTAGGAGCGCACCCGGACGCGAATCGGATTCCCTGACCACGACAATGTTCCAGCGACATACCAGCCAACAAACCACATACGAAAGGTTCGACCATGAGCGAAACACGTATAGGGCACGACAGCGAAGTCACCCTGCATTTCACCGTGAAACTGCCGAGCGGCGAAGTCGTCGACTCCACCGCAGGTAAATCCCCCGCCACCTTCAAGGTCGGCGACGGCAGCCTGTTGCCCGGCTTCGAACAGAGCCTGTTCGGTCTCAAGGCCGGTGACCAGCGCGCTTTCGAAATCGAACCGGAACGCGGCTTCGGGCCGGGCAACCCGCAGAACATCCAGACCGTCCCCCGCGGCCAGTTCAACGAAATGGAGCTGGAGCCCGGCCTGTTGGTGATTTTCCAGGACGCCGCCGGCGGCGAGCTGCCGGGTGTGGTGAAGACCGTCCACGACACCACCGTCGACGTGGACTTCAACCACCCCCTGGCGGGCAAGATCATCACCTTCGACGTCGAGATCATCGCGGTCCGCTAAGCGCTTCGCTGCGGCTCGAATCGCCAGGCGCTCCCCGTTCGTGGATAATGGGCGCCCGGCTTGCCCACTTCCGAGGCCTTCCATGCAGATCAAATTGGCAAATCCCCGCGGTTTCTGCGCAGGTGTCGACCGCGCCATCGAGATCGTCAACCGTGCCCTCGAGGTATTCGGGCCGCCGATCTACGTGCGCCACGAGGTCGTGCATAACAAGTTCGTCGTCGAAGACCTGCGCACACGCGGCGCCATCTTTGTCGAAGAAATCGAAGAGGTTCCGGACGACGTCATCGTGATCTTCAGCGCCCATGGTGTTTCCCAGGCAGTACGCAAGCAAGCAGCAGACCGCGGGCTGAAGGTTTTCGACGCCACCTGCCCGCTGGTGACCAAGGTGCATCTGGAAGTGGCCAAGTACAGCCGAGACGGACGCGAATGCATTCTTATCGGTCATGCCGGCCACCCCGAGGTCGAAGGCACCATGGGGCAGTACGACACCAGGAACGGTGGGGCGATCTATCTGGTCGAAGACGAAGAGGATGCCGCGAACCTCAAGGTACGCGATCCGTCGAACCTGGCCTTCGTTACTCAGACAACGCTGTCGATGGATGACACCGCCAAGGTGATCGATGCGTTGCGCAAACATTTCCCGGCTATCGACGGTCCGCGCAAGGACGACATCTGTTACGCCACACAGAATCGGCAGGATGCCGTCAAGCAGCTGGCTGCGGAGTGCGAGCTGGTGTTGGTTGTGGGTAGCCCGAACAGCTCCAATTCCAACCGGCTACGTGAGCTGTCAGAGCGCATCGGCACCCCGGCCTATCTTATTGATGGTGCCGACGAGATCCGCAGCGATTGGCTGGACGGCGTAAGCAATATTGGCGTAACTGCCGGTGCCTCTGCCCCTGACATCCTCGTGCGCCAGGTTATTGAGCACTTACACAGCCTGGGCGCGACCGGCGCCGAAGAGCTCGCCGGCCGTCCTGAAAATGTCGTCTTCAGCATGCCGAAAGAGCTGCGCGTCGTTTCAATAGACTGATATCGCGTTACGCATCGATTTCTGTTTTGTGGGAGCGCCGTCCCCGGCGCAGCAGGGCGCCAGAGGCGCCCTGCTGCGGTATCTTACAAATGTATCAAGATCGGTCGGAACCACCCGCCCAAAGACCACTGATCCCCGCAATACCCTGCGCTCCAACATCAAACGCCTGGGACAGATGCGCCTCGCTCATCCCACCCAGCAGATACACAGGCATGTTCACGCCCCGGATCAGTTCGGCACCCCGCTCCCATCCCAGCGCAGCGGCTCCCGGATGGCTCCGAGTCGGCAGGACGGGGGACAGCGTAACGAAGTCCACTCCGATCTGGGCAGCCAGTGCCAGTTCCCTGTCGTCATGACACGACGCTGCCAGCCAGGCGAGCCTCTCTTCACGCCGCCAGCCCGTTCGGGCGAGCTCCGCTAGTTGCCGGCCAGTAACATGCCAGCCAGCACCAGGTTGGTGCGGAGGATGGTCGCCCTTGAGCATCCAGATAAACCCAGACCCAAAATGTTCCGTCACCTGCTCTGCAAGCGATGCGTACGCTTCAGTATCCAGCTGCGTCTGTCGCAGCTGGACCAACCGGATGCCCGCAGCGTATGCGGCGCGCAAGCCCGCGTAGAGTTCGTCTGTATCAGCAAGGTCAGGCGTAACAAGATAGCGAGTCGGTAGCCTTGCGGCAGATACGATAGGCGCGTTGGCTTGCGGAAACCTGTAGTCGTCCAACTCCTCCTGGCGCACCCAACGAATCGGTTGGCCCTCGGCACCGTGGGCCTCGCCGTCGAACGCATCAACCGTCCACACATCCAGACGAATGGATTTGTCCGGGTAATCGTGATGAATATCGATCAGAGGGCGGGCCTGCGTGACGGTGATGCCTAACTCTTCGTGCAGCTCACGTGCAAGCCCCGCTTCGCGCGCCTCGCCAGGCTCAAGCTTGCCCCCAGGGAATTCCCACAGCCCGCCTTGATGAGCATGGTCAGGGCGCCTGGCGATAAGAATGCGACCGGCGGGGTCACGTATGACCGCAGCCATCACGTGTACGCGGCGCACGAGTTAGCGGTCCGGCAGATCGTCGGAGTAGATGTCCTGCTCGAGTTCTTCGCCGGGAATGGCGTGCTCTTCCGACGCCCAGGCACCCAGGTCAATCAGGCGGCAGCGCGGCGAGCAGAAGGGCCGGTCAGGAGAGCTTTCGCTCCAGACAACCGGTGCCTTGCAGGTGGGGCAATCGACAGTCAGGGTCATAGCGTGTCTCCAGATAGCAAGGCCAGGTAGCGTTCGTGCAACGCATCGACTTGTGCGTGCAATGCGGCGAGATCACCATCGTTGGTCAGCACATCATGCGCCTGACGCAGCCGGTCGTCGCGGGTCGCCTGCGCTTCCATGATCGCGCGAATCTGGTCCAACTGAACCTGATCCCGCGCAGCGGTGCGAGCCAGCTGGATGGATTCCGGTACGTCCACCACAATCACCCGCTGCGTCATGCGGTGCTGCCCTGACTCGATCAACAATGGCGAGACGAGCAAGGCATAGGGCGACTGAGCTGAAGCGAGATCGTTAAGCGTTTCCTCACGGATGAGCGGGTGCAGCAGCTCTTCCAGCCAGAGGCGCTGCGTCGGATCCCGGAAGACGACTTCGCGCAGAGCGGGGCGATTGAGCGAGCCGTCGGGGAGCAATACCTCATCACCAAAGCGGTCGACGATATGCTTCAGCGCAGGCTTCCCTGGCTCGACAACCACGCGTGATTTCATATCGGCGTCGACGACATGAATGCCGTGCGCCTCGGCGAAGCGGTCGGCAGCAGCGCTCTTGCCGCTACCGATACCGCCGGTAAGACCTATGATCATTAGAATCCGGCGAATTGTAGATACTGGCTGGTGATTGTCTCACCCCAAATCAACGCAATCCAGCCGGCAATGGCAAGGTAGGGACCGAAGGGAAGGGGTGTAGCGTTGGAGTCGCCACGGCTCTTGAGAATGATGATGCCGAGGATCGCGCCGACTAGCGACGACAGCAGAATCGTCAACGGTAACACCTGCCAGCCACCCCAGGCACCGATCATTGCCAGCAGCTTGAAGTCGCCATAGCCCATGCCTTCCTTGCCGGTCACCAGCTTGAACAGCCAGTACACGGACCAAAGGCTCAGGTAGCCAAACACGGCCCCGGCAAGCGCGGTATTCAAATCTGTGAACAGACCGAAGCTGTTGACGATCAGGCCCAGCCAGAGCATGGGCAGAACGATGGCGTCCGGCAGCAGCTGGGTATCCGCATCGATCAGACTCAGAGTGATCAGCGACCAGGTCAGCAGCAGCATCGAGCCTGCCTGCCAGGTAAAGCCGAACTGCCAGGCGACCACCATCGACAGTGCTGCGGTCAGTAACTCGACCATCGGATAGCGAGCGCTGATCGACGTCTTGCACGTCCCGCAGCGGCCCCGCAACGCCAGGTAGCTGATGACCGGTATGTTCTGCCATGCCTTGATCTCGGCTTGGCACTTTGGGCAGTGGGAGTGGGGTAGAACGAGGTTGTAGGTCGGCTCCGCCGGATGCTCGGCGTCAGGCTCAAGTATTTCCCTGGCCTGCTGCCGCCAGTCGCGTTCCATCATTCTTGGTAGGCGATGGATCACCACATTCAGGAAGCTGCCCACGACAAGTCCAAGCAATCCGGCGAGCAAAATAAAGGCCAGCACATGGCTGGCCAGATAGTCAGTGATGAGCATATCAGCCTACGACGTTACCGAGCTGGAAGATCGGCAGGTACATGGCGATAATCAGGCCGCCCACCAGCACGCCAAGTACGCACATGATCATCGGCTCGAGCAGTGTGGTCATATTGTCGACCTTGTTCTCGACCTCGGCCTCGTAGTAATTGGCTACCTTATCCAGCATGCCGTCGAGGTTGCCAGACTCCTCACCGATACCCGCCATCTGCACAGCCAACGATGGGAAGATTTTTGTAGTACGCATGGAGAAGTTGAGTTGAGATCCTGCTGATACATCGTCCTTGATCTGCATGACAGCGTTGTAAAAAACGACGTTGCCCGCGGCACCCGCGACGGAATTCAGCGCTTCGACCAAAGGCACGCCGGCGGCGAACGTGGTCGATAAAGTGCGAGCGTAGCGAGCTACCGCCGCCTCGTAGACGATCTTCCCGACTACCGGTGCTTTGAGGAGTACTCGGTCTTGAGCATCGCGGAAAGTCTTGGACCGCCTATGTACCTGAGTATACGTAAAGCCAAGTGCGATCAAACCGAACACGCAAAGAAACCACCAACTCTGTAACCACTCGGACAGAGCAATCACCATTTTAGTGAAGGCGGGCAAATCCGCGCCGAAGCTAGAGAAAACCGTCTCAAATTGAGGAACCACCTTCAGTAGCAAAATGGCAGTGACCACGATGGCGACGCAAACGACCGCAATTGGGTAGGT
Above is a window of Halopseudomonas nanhaiensis DNA encoding:
- the ileS gene encoding isoleucine--tRNA ligase, whose protein sequence is MTDYKATLNLPETAFPMKAGLPTREPETLKRLNSIDLYQKIREISRGRPQFVLHDGPPYANGSIHIGHAVNKILKDMITRSKTLSGFDAPYVPGWDCHGLPIEHKIETTHGKNIEPSKTRELSRAYAAEQIEAQKNDFVRLGVLGDWGNPYKTMNFRNEAGQLRALGKMVEQGYVFKGLKPVNWCFDCGSALAEAEVEYADKQSPTIDVGFPCAEPEKLAAAFGVDSLSKPAQMVIWTTTPWTIPANQALNIHPEFNYALVDAGDRLLILAEELVESCLKRYGREGQVVATTTGDTLELINFRHPFYDRLSPVYLADYVELGAGTGIVHSAPAYGEDDFYTCKRYGMVNDEILNPVQGNGVYVESLEFFGGQFIWKANPNVMAKLEEVDCLLAHEKVSHSYMHCWRHKTPVIYRATAQWFVGMDVQVDGETLRKRALKAIEETQFVPAWGKQRLHNMIAGRPDWCISRQRTWGVPIPFFLHKESGELHPRTIELLEQVAQRVEEQGIEAWFAMDAAELLGDEAAQYDKIGDTMDVWFDSGTTHWHVMRGSHPMGHDTGPRADLYLEGSDQHRGWFHSSLLTGCAIDGHAPYKGLLTHGFVVDENGRKMSKSLGNVVAPQEVNDSLGADILRLWVASSDYSGEMAVSKVILQRSADAYRRIRNTARFLLANLSGFDPKVHMVAPEQMLDLDRWAVDRALVMQQEILEAYDSYKFWNVYQKVHNFCVQELGGFYLDIIKDRQYTTGADSTARRSCQTALYHIAEALVRWIAPILAFTSEEIWQYLPGEREESVMLGTWYQGLTALPEGAALDRAFWDDVMQVKVAVNKELENQRNAKVIGGNLQAEVTLYAEASLAQRLALLGDELRFVLITSRADLAPLEQAGPDAVETELSGLKLSVAKSGNPKCGRCWHFLADVGSHPEHPEICGRCIENIEGQGEARQHA
- the lspA gene encoding signal peptidase II — encoded protein: MPELRHSGLRWVWLAVLVVVLDLATKWLVADRLMVFQQVPIIEGLLDITLAFNSGAAFSFLADAGGWQRWFFIAVAVGVSLMLIVWMARLSRDKVMEAIALSLVLGGALGNLYDRIVHGHVVDFILVHWQDAWYFPAFNVADSAITVGAGLLILDMLLSSGKEQDSKA
- the fkpB gene encoding FKBP-type peptidyl-prolyl cis-trans isomerase, translating into MSETRIGHDSEVTLHFTVKLPSGEVVDSTAGKSPATFKVGDGSLLPGFEQSLFGLKAGDQRAFEIEPERGFGPGNPQNIQTVPRGQFNEMELEPGLLVIFQDAAGGELPGVVKTVHDTTVDVDFNHPLAGKIITFDVEIIAVR
- the ispH gene encoding 4-hydroxy-3-methylbut-2-enyl diphosphate reductase, which translates into the protein MQIKLANPRGFCAGVDRAIEIVNRALEVFGPPIYVRHEVVHNKFVVEDLRTRGAIFVEEIEEVPDDVIVIFSAHGVSQAVRKQAADRGLKVFDATCPLVTKVHLEVAKYSRDGRECILIGHAGHPEVEGTMGQYDTRNGGAIYLVEDEEDAANLKVRDPSNLAFVTQTTLSMDDTAKVIDALRKHFPAIDGPRKDDICYATQNRQDAVKQLAAECELVLVVGSPNSSNSNRLRELSERIGTPAYLIDGADEIRSDWLDGVSNIGVTAGASAPDILVRQVIEHLHSLGATGAEELAGRPENVVFSMPKELRVVSID
- a CDS encoding Nudix family hydrolase: MRRVHVMAAVIRDPAGRILIARRPDHAHQGGLWEFPGGKLEPGEAREAGLARELHEELGITVTQARPLIDIHHDYPDKSIRLDVWTVDAFDGEAHGAEGQPIRWVRQEELDDYRFPQANAPIVSAARLPTRYLVTPDLADTDELYAGLRAAYAAGIRLVQLRQTQLDTEAYASLAEQVTEHFGSGFIWMLKGDHPPHQPGAGWHVTGRQLAELARTGWRREERLAWLAASCHDDRELALAAQIGVDFVTLSPVLPTRSHPGAAALGWERGAELIRGVNMPVYLLGGMSEAHLSQAFDVGAQGIAGISGLWAGGSDRS
- the yacG gene encoding DNA gyrase inhibitor YacG, translated to MTLTVDCPTCKAPVVWSESSPDRPFCSPRCRLIDLGAWASEEHAIPGEELEQDIYSDDLPDR
- the coaE gene encoding dephospho-CoA kinase (Dephospho-CoA kinase (CoaE) performs the final step in coenzyme A biosynthesis.); translation: MIIGLTGGIGSGKSAAADRFAEAHGIHVVDADMKSRVVVEPGKPALKHIVDRFGDEVLLPDGSLNRPALREVVFRDPTQRLWLEELLHPLIREETLNDLASAQSPYALLVSPLLIESGQHRMTQRVIVVDVPESIQLARTAARDQVQLDQIRAIMEAQATRDDRLRQAHDVLTNDGDLAALHAQVDALHERYLALLSGDTL
- a CDS encoding prepilin peptidase, translating into MLITDYLASHVLAFILLAGLLGLVVGSFLNVVIHRLPRMMERDWRQQAREILEPDAEHPAEPTYNLVLPHSHCPKCQAEIKAWQNIPVISYLALRGRCGTCKTSISARYPMVELLTAALSMVVAWQFGFTWQAGSMLLLTWSLITLSLIDADTQLLPDAIVLPMLWLGLIVNSFGLFTDLNTALAGAVFGYLSLWSVYWLFKLVTGKEGMGYGDFKLLAMIGAWGGWQVLPLTILLSSLVGAILGIIILKSRGDSNATPLPFGPYLAIAGWIALIWGETITSQYLQFAGF
- a CDS encoding type II secretion system F family protein, which produces MKKGPTPATKAKVEKVIPFKWEGKDRKGTKVAGEIQGSNPALIKAQLRKQGILVTSLKRQSTLFAPRNKPIKPLDIAFFTRQLATMMQSGVPIVQAFEIIAEGAEKPSLAKLVTEIKTDVAAGNTLADSLRKHPKYFDDLFCNLVESGEQSGRLESLLDRIATFKEKTEALKAKIKKALTYPIAVVCVAIVVTAILLLKVVPQFETVFSSFGADLPAFTKMVIALSEWLQSWWFLCVFGLIALGFTYTQVHRRSKTFRDAQDRVLLKAPVVGKIVYEAAVARYARTLSTTFAAGVPLVEALNSVAGAAGNVVFYNAVMQIKDDVSAGSQLNFSMRTTKIFPSLAVQMAGIGEESGNLDGMLDKVANYYEAEVENKVDNMTTLLEPMIMCVLGVLVGGLIIAMYLPIFQLGNVVG